In Mucilaginibacter boryungensis, a single window of DNA contains:
- a CDS encoding TerC/Alx family metal homeostasis membrane protein, whose translation MSNELIFILGFVVFIFLMMAVDLGLFGKSDKPVSIKQAGIMSGVWVLLSLSFYVLILNYGHLLHHIDNFAALQQINIDHLHRLKLNPNDFAGSLQLYRKTLALEFITGYVIEYALSVDNIFVIVLIFTAFAVNPRYYHKVLLWGIIGAVVMRFLFIFVGASLITHFHWVMYIFGAFLVYTGVMMFINRNDEEEIDPQNHKVVKFASKYFAVHPKFEGGKFFIRIDRKKLITPLFLVLLIIEVTDLVFAVDSIPAIFSVTKDPYIVFFSNIFAILGLRSMFFLLVNIIDKFHYLKTGLAVLLAFIGVKMLAGEYAEKVGLTTMRSLLIILAILVVSVIASLVFPKQKEAVN comes from the coding sequence ATGTCGAACGAACTGATTTTTATACTGGGTTTTGTGGTTTTCATTTTTTTAATGATGGCTGTTGACCTTGGCTTATTTGGTAAATCGGATAAACCGGTATCTATTAAACAAGCCGGTATTATGAGTGGGGTATGGGTACTGCTTTCACTCAGTTTTTATGTATTAATCCTGAATTACGGCCATCTTTTACACCATATAGATAACTTTGCGGCATTACAGCAAATTAATATTGACCATCTGCACCGGCTTAAGCTTAACCCTAACGATTTTGCTGGCAGTTTACAGCTATACCGTAAAACCCTGGCCTTAGAATTTATTACAGGTTATGTGATAGAATACGCTCTCTCTGTTGATAATATATTCGTTATCGTGCTCATTTTTACTGCTTTCGCGGTTAATCCAAGGTATTATCATAAGGTGTTGCTTTGGGGTATTATTGGCGCGGTGGTTATGCGTTTCCTGTTCATTTTTGTTGGGGCATCGTTAATTACACATTTCCATTGGGTTATGTATATTTTCGGGGCATTTTTAGTGTATACAGGGGTAATGATGTTTATTAACCGTAATGATGAGGAAGAGATCGATCCCCAAAATCATAAGGTAGTTAAGTTCGCGTCAAAATACTTCGCAGTTCATCCTAAGTTCGAGGGCGGCAAATTCTTTATCAGGATAGACCGTAAAAAACTGATCACTCCATTGTTCCTGGTATTGCTGATCATCGAGGTAACCGATCTTGTTTTCGCGGTAGATTCTATCCCGGCTATCTTTTCGGTAACAAAAGACCCTTATATCGTATTTTTCTCTAATATCTTCGCTATCCTGGGCCTGCGCAGCATGTTCTTTTTGCTGGTTAATATTATCGATAAATTCCACTATTTAAAAACCGGACTGGCTGTGTTACTGGCTTTTATAGGCGTAAAAATGCTGGCTGGCGAATACGCTGAAAAGGTAGGTTTAACCACTATGAGGTCACTGCTTATTATCCTGGCTATATTAGTGGTAAGCGTGATAGCATCGCTTGTTTTCCCAAAACAGAAGGAAGCGGTCAATTAA